A genomic stretch from Styela clava chromosome 5, kaStyClav1.hap1.2, whole genome shotgun sequence includes:
- the LOC120344222 gene encoding uncharacterized protein LOC120344222 — protein sequence MTNVPASWNICTSPPTGICYVQTRPTSGTNIEYAKKTKCSVIGVAVTELIFGIYLVGLGIAILPVCTSTRGCDYPYQYYYYGTLSNLGTNIWGGALVILFSCFGLAQGCSPSTCTITTNLTLSVIGIFVSICLLGMEITASLVSFQSVDLIILHSIASFIWFILFILFIVSTSYSGIARRCCCCDPYDFQQNVAVFPIGQPNAVTLANGQTVIFQGQPHSSTVPPHMNQPPMYTAQYAPSMTGQANVAFQSDPPPKV from the exons atgaCGAACGTACCAGCATCGTGGAATATTTGCACCTCTCCGCCTACTGGTATATGTTATGTACAAACGCGCCCAACAAGTGGTACTAACATTGAGTACGCTAAAAAGACAAAATGCTCCGTTATAGGAGTGGCT gtAACAGAACTTATATTCGGGATCTATCTGGTTGGCCTTGGCATTGCAATACTGCCAGTTTGTACCAGTACCAGGGGATGTGACTACCCATATCAATACTACTACTATGGAACACTGTCGAATTTGGGAACTAATATATGGGGAGGGGCTTTG GTGATTCTGTTTTCATGTTTTGGACTTGCCCAAGGCTGCAGCCCTTCTACTTGTACG ATTACTACAAATCTTACTTTGTCTGTAATCGGAATCTTTGTCTCGATCTGCCTTCTTGGAATGGAAATTACCGCTAGTCTTGTTAGCTTT CAATCCGTAGATCTCATCATTCTACACTCTATTGCATCGTTcatttggtttattttattcattctgTTCATCGTCAGCACCTCGTATTCTGGAATTGCTCGCAGATGTTGTTGCTGTGATCCATACGACTTCCAACAG AACGTTGCTGTTTTCCCAATCGGACAGCCAAATGCTGTTACCCTGGCTAATGGACAAACAGTTATTTTCCAAG GTCAACCTCATTCCTCAACTGTGCCACCACACATGAACCAACCTCCGATGTATACAGCTCAGTACGCACCATCCATGACTGGACAGGCTAATGTTGCCTTCCAGTCCGACCCACCACCCAAG GTCTAA
- the LOC120344176 gene encoding importin-11-like has translation MPNTDELIHALKCATDQNPAVLKPAEDWLQSHECDETFYIILSQIAHTTGIEWTVRWIAVVYLKNGIDKYWRSYASGSITSENKAKIKSNLLQCMEEPINQIAVQSAVVIAKIARFDYPGEWNDLIPILMLGISSSKNLLHQSRCILTLKHVLKMISSKRLPHAKKVFHDLCKSIFQDVFQYWMTNHSSTKAAILDSQKLDISVVKNLTDNLCSLTKMVRYMIQEYNMESIEILLNSILKNLFETIEMLKSCISSLDIHENCFKTAISIVKMLQSLLLIGTESYQLGAQRVMGVLCNQIHTYILESHSSNDDNGRKFIVKCMNTCKCILDNSSFIETFSSDRPETNNIAAQLEKLFHFLVLRYLPLGEEDLAFWEEDAENFCNEEVGECWKFNLRPSAEILALTLLKKFPDILVPSLLSMLRAIQDIDIHSVSTAISENNPILQSLFDGCSSPLECMLRKEAVYYMIGLGVYEVLDIINFEEWLVNKLLPEIKSIQSDSHSKLLHRRVLWLISQWAEVKPSDELRPILYGFVVSSLNRTFDMAVRLTASSTIQFLLDDFEFDISLFKEHQDSCFEGLYNLLSDAENCDTKMRVLNVFAFLIERLGPLVLPYEQKISNIIPPVWEHAVRDNHDMLKCAIMSTMSQFIYALKENSSSVSHLTLPLVQESTDLNNKSHIYLLEDGLDLWLAALQNCGEPNAGLFNIFPNVLGLLEYSSETIKTCFLIIEAYVILFRDNLIAKYGSIIGKSFINIATDVRNECLVLMSNLVLTVFQVMPKDATLPCMQYCKDIIRNSFHEKDSILLSANLTLVAHILLVNPGQFWQLIQLISTESGENFAEVAQGFLKVWCENMDAIVDIDKKKLSALALISTLSALTDFPFIAECFADIVCVLVQVLYDVCDEHQVDSLVNDADQDVFETKQEQEECAHDKRKRLLRKSSIVTNTSLPQFASQKFNFLKVSFAEQFFINLMSTVDSQTVSELQSFLS, from the coding sequence ATGCCTAACACTGATGAATTAATTCATGCTCTCAAATGTGCCACAGACCAAAACCCTGCCGTTCTGAAACCGGCTGAAGATTGGTTACAATCACATGAATGTGATgaaacattttatattatactaaGCCAAATAGCTCATACAACTGGTATTGAGTGGACTGTCCGGTGGATTGcagttgtttatttaaaaaatgggaTTGATAAGTACTGGAGATCATATGCATCTGGATCTATCACATCTGAAAATAAAGCTAAGATTAAATCTAATTTACTTCAATGCATGGAAGAACCTATTAATCAAATAGCAGTTCAGTCTGCAGTTGTCATCGCCAAGATTGCAAGATTTGATTATCCCGGTGAATGGAACGACTTGATCCCTATTTTAATGCTTGGAATATCATCATCGAAAAATTTGCTCCATCAAAGTAGATGTATCCTGACGTTGAAACATGTGTTAAAAATGATTTCCTCAAAGCGTTTGCCTCATGCTAAAAAAGTATTTCATGATTTATGTAAATCAATATTTCAAGATGTATTTCAGTATTGGATGACTAATCATTCTTCTACCAAAGCTGCGATCCTTGACTCACAGAAACTAGATATTTCAGTTGTTAAAAATTTAACTGATAATCTTTGCTCATTGACTAAGATGGTTCGATATATGATTCAGGAATATAATATGGAAAgcattgaaatattattgaatagtATTTTGAAGAATCTTTTTGAAACTATTGAAATGCTGAAATCATGTATAAGTTCTTTGGATATTcatgaaaattgttttaaaactgCGATATCTATTGTTAAAATGTTGCAGTCATTATTGCTAATTGGTACAGAGTCATATCAGCTGGGTGCGCAAAGAGTTATGGGTGTTCTTTGTAATCAAATCCATACATATATACTGGAATCTCATTCTTCGAATGATGACAATGGGAGAAAGTTTATAGTGAAATGCATGAACACTTGTAAATGTATATTGGACAACTCCTCATTCATCGAAACATTTTCAAGTGATAGACCAGAAACAAATAACATTGCAGCTCAACTTGAAAAGCTATTCCATTTTCTTGTGTTGCGATATCTTCCTCTTGGAGAGGAGGATTTGGCATTCTGGGAAGAAGACGCTGAAAACTTTTGTAATGAAGAAGTTGGAGAATGTTGGAAATTCAACTTGAGGCCATCTGCTGAAATACTTGCATTAACACTATTGAAAAAATTTCCAGATATTTTAGTTCCTTCACTTTTGAGCATGCTTCGAGCCATACAAGACATTGATATTCACAGTGTATCGACAGCAATTTCTGAGAACAATCCAATTCTTCAATCTTTGTTTGACGGTTGTTCATCACCCCTTGAATGTATGCTCCGAAAGGAGGCTGTGTATTACATGATAGGCCTTGGAGTATATGAGGTGCTGGATATCATAAATTTTGAGGAATGGCTGGTTAATAAATTGCTAccggaaataaaatccatacaGTCAGACAGCCATAGTAAACTTCTACATAGGCGTGTGTTGTGGCTCATTTCACAATGGGCTGAAGTGAAACCGTCTGATGAACTACGTCCAATTTTGTATGGATTTGTCGTGTCTTCATTGAATAGAACATTTGATATGGCAGTACGGTTAACTGCTTCATCAACAATACAATTTTTACTCGACGATTTTGAGTTTGATATTTCCCTGTTTAAAGAACACCAAGATTCTTGTTTTGAGGGACTGTATAACTTATTAAGTGACGCTGAAAATTGTGATACCAAGATGAGAGTTTTGAATGTTTTCGCTTTCCTCATTGAACGATTGGGTCCTCTTGTGTTACCTTATGAGCAGAAAATTTCTAACATCATCCCACCTGTATGGGAGCATGCAGTTAGAGATAATCATGATATGCTTAAATGTGCAATCATGAGCACAATGTCCCAATTCATTTATGCACTGAAAGAAAACAGTTCATCTGTAAGCCATCTTACATTACCCCTTGTTCAAGAAAGTACAGACTTAAACAATAAAAGTCATATTTATCTTTTAGAAGATGGTCTGGATCTATGGCTTGCTGCTTTGCAAAATTGTGGGGAACCGAATGCAggattgtttaatatttttcccAATGTCCTGGGTCTTCTGGAATACAGTTCAGAGACGATAAAAACATGTTTTCTCATAATTGAAGCTTATGTAATACTATTCCGAGATAATCTGATTGCAAAGTATGGTTCTATAATCggaaaaagctttattaatattGCTACTGATGTAAGGAATGAATGCTTAGTGCTAATGAGCAATTTAGTTCTTACTGTTTTTCAAGTCATGCCAAAGGATGCAACTCTACCATGCATGCAATACTGTAAAGATATTATAAGGAATAGTTTTCATGAGAAAGATTCCATCTTACTTTCAGCTAATTTAACTCTTGTTGCACATATTTTGCTTGTAAACCCTGGTCAATTTTGGCAGCTCATTCAATTAATAAGCACTGAAAGTGGTGAAAATTTTGCTGAAGTGGCCCAAGGTTTTCTTAAAGTTTGGTGTGAAAATATGGATGCCATTGTTGATATCGACAAGAAGAAATTATCAGCTTTAGCATTGATATCTACTTTGTCTGCACTGACCGATTTTCCATTTATTGCTGAATGTTTTGCAGACATTGTTTGCGTGCTGGTTCAAGTTTTGTATGATGTGTGTGATGAGCATCAAGTAGACTCACTTGTTAATGATGCAGATCAAGATGTTTTTGAGACTAAACAAGAACAGGAAGAATGTGCACACGATAAGCGAAAAAGACTTTTGCGAAAGTCTAGCATTGTTACTAATACATCATTACCACAATTTGCTTCACAAAAATTTAACTTTCTAAAAGTCAGTTTTGCTGAAcagtttttcataaatttaatgTCCACCGTTGATTCACAAACTGTTAGTgaattgcaatcatttttgtCTTAA
- the LOC120344236 gene encoding uncharacterized protein LOC120344236: MTNVPASWNICASPPTGICYVQTRPTSGTNIEYAKKTKCSVIGVAVTELIFGICLVGLGIAILPVCTSEMGCDYPYYGDYYYYYYGIWSKMGTNIWGGALVILFSCFGLAQGCSPSTCTITTNLTLSVIGILVSLCLLGLEITATLVSYHSVALIILHSIASFVWFILFILFIVSSSYSGIARGCCCRGCCCDPYGSQQNVAVFPVGQPNAVTLANGQTVIFQGQPHSSTVPPHMNPPPMYTAQYAPSMTGQANVAFHSDPPPKV, translated from the exons atgacGAACGTACCAGCATCGTGGAATATTTGCGCTTCTCCGCCTACTGGTATATGCTATGTACAAACACGCCCAACAAGTGGTACTAACATTGAGTACGCTAAAAAGACAAAATGCTCCGTTATAGGAGTGGCC gTAACAGAACTTATATTCGGGATCTGTTTGGTTGGCCTTGGCATTGCAATACTGCCAGTTTGTACCAGTGAAATGGGATGTGACTACCCATATTATGGCGACTATTATTACTACTACTATGGAATATGGTCGAAGATGGGAACTAATATATGGGGAGGAGCTTTG GTGATTCTGTTTTCATGTTTTGGACTCGCTCAAGGCTGCAGCCCTTCTACTTGTACG ATTACTACAAATCTTACTTTGTCTGTAATCGGAATCCTTGTCTCACTCTGCCTTCTTGGATTGGAAATTACCGCTACTCTTGTGAGCTAT CACTCCGTAGCTCTCATCATTTTACACTCCATTGCATCGTTCGTttggtttattttattcatCCTGTTCATCGTCAGCAGCTCGTATTCTGGAATTGCTCGCGGATGTTGTTGCAGAGGATGTTGCTGCGATCCATACGGCTCCCAACAG AACGTTGCTGTTTTCCCAGTCGGACAGCCAAATGCTGTTACACTGGCTAATGGACAGACGGTTATTTTCCAAG GTCAACCTCATTCCTCAACTGTGCCACCACACATGAACCCACCTCCGATGTATACAGCTCAGTACGCACCATCCATGACTGGACAGGCTAATGTTGCCTTCCATTCCGATCCACCACCCAAG GTCTAA